From a region of the Constantimarinum furrinae genome:
- the rplD gene encoding 50S ribosomal protein L4 produces the protein MKVAVLDINGKDTGRKVELSKDVFGIEPNNHAVYLDVKQYLANQRQGTHKAKERAEITGSTRKIKKQKGTGTARAGSIKSGVFKGGGRIFGPRPRNYSFKLNKNLKRLARRSALTIKANEKAIVVIEDLNFDAPKTKDFTAVLKTLGLENKKSLFVLGESNNNVYLSSRNLKGTEVLTNSELSTYKIMNANSLVLFEGSLEGIETNLSK, from the coding sequence ATGAAGGTAGCTGTATTAGATATAAACGGAAAAGACACAGGTAGAAAGGTTGAACTTTCTAAGGATGTGTTCGGAATCGAGCCTAACAATCACGCGGTTTACCTGGATGTGAAGCAATACCTTGCCAATCAAAGACAAGGTACTCATAAAGCCAAGGAACGCGCCGAGATTACAGGAAGTACTCGTAAGATAAAGAAGCAAAAAGGAACCGGTACTGCCCGTGCGGGAAGTATCAAGTCTGGAGTCTTTAAAGGAGGAGGAAGAATTTTCGGTCCTAGACCAAGAAATTATTCTTTTAAATTGAACAAGAACCTTAAGCGATTAGCTCGTCGTTCGGCCCTTACAATTAAGGCGAATGAAAAGGCAATTGTGGTTATTGAAGACCTTAATTTTGATGCTCCAAAAACAAAAGATTTTACAGCAGTTTTGAAGACTTTAGGTCTTGAAAACAAAAAGTCTTTGTTTGTGTTGGGAGAGTCAAATAATAATGTATATTTGTCGTCTCGCAATTTGAAAGGTACTGAAGTTCTAACTAACTCAGAATTAAGTACTTACAAAATTATGAATGCAAACAGTCTCGTGCTGTTTGAAGGTTCTTTGGAAGGAATTGAAACAAACTTAAGTAAATAG
- the rpsG gene encoding 30S ribosomal protein S7 translates to MRKRQAKKRPLLPDPRFNDQLVTRFVNNLMWDGKKSVAFKVFYDAIDIVDEKKTDEEKTALEMWKDALSNVMPHVEVRSRRVGGATFQIPMQIRPDRKISTAMKWLILYARKRNEKSMAQKLAAEILAAAKEEGAAVKKRTDTHKMAEANKAFSHFRF, encoded by the coding sequence ATGAGAAAAAGACAGGCCAAAAAAAGACCCCTTTTACCGGATCCGCGATTTAATGATCAATTAGTTACACGTTTTGTAAATAACTTGATGTGGGATGGAAAGAAGTCGGTGGCTTTTAAAGTGTTTTACGATGCAATCGATATCGTAGACGAGAAAAAAACAGACGAAGAAAAAACTGCTTTAGAAATGTGGAAAGATGCACTTTCCAATGTAATGCCTCACGTAGAGGTAAGAAGCCGTAGAGTTGGTGGAGCAACGTTTCAGATTCCAATGCAAATTCGCCCGGACCGAAAAATTTCAACTGCCATGAAGTGGTTGATCTTGTATGCTCGCAAGAGAAACGAAAAGTCTATGGCTCAGAAATTAGCTGCCGAAATTCTGGCGGCTGCCAAAGAAGAAGGTGCAGCTGTTAAAAAGCGTACCGATACTCACAAAATGGCTGAAGCAAATAAAGCATTCTCACATTTCAGATTCTAA
- the rpsC gene encoding 30S ribosomal protein S3, protein MGQKTNPIGNRLGIIRGWESNWYGGNDYGDKLAEDDKIRKYVHARLSKASVSRVIIERTLKLVTVTITTARPGIIIGKGGQEVDKLKEELKKITGKEVQINIHEIKRPELDAYLVAASVARQIENRISYRRAIKMAIAAAMRMNAEGIKIQISGRLNGAEMARSESYKDGRIPLSTFRADIDYALVEAHTTYGRLGVKVWIMKGEVYGKRELSPLVGLTKKGGKGGGTGRGGNNKPRRRK, encoded by the coding sequence ATGGGACAGAAGACAAATCCAATCGGGAATCGCTTAGGTATCATTAGAGGATGGGAGTCCAACTGGTACGGAGGTAACGACTACGGTGATAAATTAGCCGAAGACGACAAGATTAGAAAATATGTTCATGCTCGTTTAAGTAAAGCTAGTGTGTCCAGAGTAATTATTGAGCGTACGCTTAAGCTTGTAACCGTTACTATCACCACTGCCCGTCCCGGGATCATTATCGGGAAAGGTGGTCAGGAGGTAGACAAGCTAAAAGAAGAGCTTAAGAAAATTACCGGTAAAGAGGTACAGATCAACATTCATGAGATCAAGAGACCCGAACTTGATGCGTATCTGGTTGCTGCGAGTGTAGCAAGACAGATCGAAAACAGAATTTCATACCGCCGTGCAATTAAGATGGCTATCGCTGCGGCAATGCGTATGAATGCTGAAGGAATCAAAATTCAGATCTCCGGACGCTTAAATGGTGCTGAAATGGCACGATCTGAGTCTTATAAAGACGGTCGTATCCCTTTATCTACATTTAGAGCCGATATTGATTACGCTTTAGTTGAGGCACATACTACCTACGGTAGATTGGGTGTTAAAGTGTGGATCATGAAAGGTGAAGTATATGGAAAAAGAGAGCTTTCTCCGCTTGTTGGTTTAACCAAAAAAGGTGGAAAAGGTGGAGGAACCGGACGAGGCGGTAATAACAAACCACGTCGTAGAAAGTAA
- the rpmC gene encoding 50S ribosomal protein L29, with amino-acid sequence MKQSEINEATTAELQEKLTESKKAYSDLKMAHTISPLENPIQLRNQRRSIARIATELTKREVQ; translated from the coding sequence ATGAAACAATCAGAGATAAACGAAGCCACAACAGCGGAACTTCAGGAAAAGTTAACTGAATCGAAGAAAGCGTATTCAGACCTAAAAATGGCGCATACCATTTCACCGTTGGAAAATCCAATTCAGCTTAGAAATCAAAGAAGATCTATTGCCAGAATTGCGACAGAACTAACTAAAAGAGAAGTACAGTAA
- the rplW gene encoding 50S ribosomal protein L23: protein MNILIKPIITEKATADAEVNNRYGFVVNPKANKVEIKKAVESAYGVSVEKVRTMNVRPDRKTRYTKTGIQTGKTNAFKKAIVQVAEGDTIDFYSNI, encoded by the coding sequence ATGAATATCTTAATAAAACCTATTATTACAGAAAAAGCTACAGCCGATGCTGAGGTGAACAACCGTTACGGTTTTGTAGTAAACCCTAAGGCGAATAAGGTAGAGATCAAGAAAGCAGTTGAGTCTGCTTACGGAGTTTCTGTTGAAAAAGTTCGCACAATGAATGTCCGCCCGGATCGCAAAACCCGATATACAAAAACGGGGATCCAAACTGGTAAAACAAATGCTTTTAAGAAGGCAATTGTACAGGTGGCGGAAGGTGATACAATAGATTTTTACAGTAACATCTAA
- a CDS encoding BamA/TamA family outer membrane protein → MRHIFYIFLYLNIYTAFFQYVYSQEFTLIVKAEKPVSESLLDSLNVQSVFKDYLTLKKEADTLVFKLQSIGYLESELRSLEKTTDSSFTARYFFGRKSSHIKVYYKEEEFSKKELARISNEVGAEYFLLDFQTFEQSLQKLNAIKTENGDAFARLGLSNILKNADGSISVELSLERGSSRTIDSLIVKGYEKFPRSFLRYYAGVKTGKKFNRPKLIAQNDALNSLGFVNSLKAPEVLFRDNETVVYFYLEKRNNNLFDGILGFATDEETNRLEFNGYLNLELNNNLNFGEQLLINYKADGNEQQNFRVRTTMPYLFRTPFGVSLELKIFKRDSSFVTTEQMARLTYQINPSSSVYSGYKGYESSNLLDDQVAGIPIEDYTSNFLIGGISFQKPQRSTLFPIKTLVLLDSEIGTRDQKGVQEDQLRLSVVASTIFNLNFRNSIFLQNSSSLLISDTYLTNELFRFGGITSIRGFDENSIDATAFAVLNTEYRYQFNEGIYLHSIIDLAYFENQLFAMKEKLYSFGIGLGMQTKAGVFKFNIANGNSDNQNFNFSNTKIHLSLTSRF, encoded by the coding sequence TTGAGACATATTTTTTACATTTTTTTATACCTTAATATATATACTGCATTTTTTCAGTATGTATATTCTCAGGAATTTACCCTTATCGTTAAAGCCGAAAAACCCGTTTCTGAATCACTGCTCGATTCCCTGAATGTCCAATCGGTGTTTAAGGATTATCTCACTTTAAAGAAGGAAGCCGACACTCTTGTATTTAAACTTCAAAGTATAGGTTATCTAGAAAGTGAGTTACGGTCACTAGAGAAGACCACAGACAGCAGTTTTACAGCACGGTATTTCTTCGGAAGAAAATCCTCTCATATTAAGGTATATTATAAAGAGGAAGAATTCAGCAAAAAAGAGCTTGCCAGAATTTCCAATGAGGTGGGAGCCGAATATTTTCTCCTCGATTTCCAAACCTTCGAACAATCCCTTCAGAAATTAAATGCTATAAAAACTGAGAATGGAGATGCGTTCGCAAGACTGGGCCTTTCCAACATTTTGAAGAATGCCGACGGATCTATAAGTGTCGAACTAAGTCTGGAACGCGGATCCAGCAGAACAATTGACTCCCTTATTGTTAAAGGTTATGAGAAATTTCCAAGATCATTTCTAAGATATTACGCTGGAGTAAAGACCGGTAAAAAATTCAATAGGCCCAAACTAATTGCACAAAACGATGCGCTAAACAGTCTTGGCTTTGTAAATTCCCTAAAGGCACCTGAAGTCTTGTTTAGAGACAATGAAACCGTGGTTTATTTCTATCTCGAAAAACGTAACAATAATTTGTTCGACGGTATACTGGGATTTGCCACCGATGAAGAAACCAACAGGTTGGAATTTAACGGCTACCTAAATCTGGAGTTAAATAATAATTTGAACTTTGGAGAACAATTACTTATAAACTACAAGGCCGATGGTAATGAACAGCAAAATTTCAGAGTAAGGACAACTATGCCTTATTTGTTTAGAACACCATTTGGTGTAAGTCTCGAATTAAAAATCTTTAAACGAGACAGCTCCTTTGTCACCACCGAACAAATGGCAAGACTCACTTATCAAATTAATCCTTCATCTTCGGTGTATTCGGGCTATAAAGGATATGAATCCAGCAACCTACTCGATGATCAGGTTGCAGGAATTCCTATAGAAGATTATACATCGAATTTCCTAATTGGAGGTATTAGTTTTCAAAAGCCTCAAAGAAGCACTTTATTTCCCATAAAGACACTTGTTCTGTTAGATAGTGAAATAGGCACAAGGGATCAAAAAGGAGTACAAGAGGATCAGCTCCGATTATCGGTAGTAGCTTCAACTATATTTAATCTTAATTTCAGAAATTCAATCTTTTTACAGAACAGTTCTAGTTTATTAATTAGTGACACATACCTCACCAACGAACTTTTTAGATTTGGCGGTATCACCAGCATTAGAGGCTTTGATGAAAACAGTATAGATGCGACGGCTTTTGCAGTACTGAATACCGAATATCGATACCAGTTCAATGAAGGCATTTATCTTCACAGTATTATCGATTTGGCCTATTTTGAAAATCAATTATTTGCTATGAAAGAAAAGCTCTATAGCTTCGGTATTGGGCTGGGCATGCAAACCAAGGCAGGGGTTTTTAAATTTAATATCGCCAATGGAAATTCGGATAATCAAAATTTTAATTTTTCCAATACAAAAATCCACCTCAGTCTCACTTCACGATTTTGA
- the rpsJ gene encoding 30S ribosomal protein S10 — protein sequence MSQKIRIKLKSYDHNLVDKSAEKIVKTVKSTGAVVTGPIPLPTHKKIFTVLRSPHVNKKSREQFQLSSYKRLLDIYSSSSKTIDALMKLELPSGVEVEIKV from the coding sequence ATGAGTCAAAAAATAAGAATCAAATTAAAATCGTACGATCACAATTTAGTGGACAAATCTGCTGAAAAGATTGTAAAAACTGTAAAAAGTACAGGTGCGGTAGTAACAGGACCCATTCCATTACCTACTCACAAAAAGATCTTTACTGTATTGCGTTCACCACACGTGAATAAGAAGAGTAGAGAACAGTTTCAGTTAAGCTCTTATAAGAGATTGCTGGATATCTATAGTTCTTCTTCAAAAACGATCGATGCTCTAATGAAATTGGAGTTACCGAGTGGAGTTGAAGTAGAGATCAAGGTATAA
- the rplP gene encoding 50S ribosomal protein L16: MLQPKRTKYRKQQKGRMKGNAGRGNQLAYGTFGIKSLDSNFLTARQIEAARIAATRYMKREGSIWIMIFPDKPITKKPLEVRMGKGKGAVEYWAAVVKPGRILFEVSGVPLETAKEALRLAAQKLPVKTKFVMSRDYQA; the protein is encoded by the coding sequence ATGTTACAACCTAAGAGAACAAAATACCGAAAACAACAAAAGGGACGAATGAAGGGTAATGCAGGTCGTGGAAACCAGCTTGCCTACGGAACCTTTGGTATTAAATCTTTAGATTCAAATTTCCTGACCGCACGTCAAATAGAAGCTGCACGTATTGCTGCTACCCGATATATGAAAAGAGAAGGTTCTATCTGGATTATGATTTTTCCGGATAAGCCTATTACAAAGAAACCTCTTGAAGTACGTATGGGTAAAGGTAAAGGTGCTGTAGAATATTGGGCTGCCGTTGTTAAACCTGGTAGAATTTTGTTTGAAGTTTCTGGAGTTCCTCTCGAAACTGCTAAAGAAGCATTACGTCTTGCGGCTCAAAAGCTTCCGGTAAAAACAAAATTTGTAATGTCTAGAGATTATCAAGCTTAA
- the rpsQ gene encoding 30S ribosomal protein S17: MEKRNLRKERIGVVTSSKMEKSIVVAEVKKVKHPMYGKFVLKTKKYVAHDEKNDCNEGDTVKIMETRPLSKTKCWRLVEIIERAK, from the coding sequence ATGGAAAAAAGAAACTTAAGAAAAGAGCGTATAGGAGTAGTAACCAGTAGTAAAATGGAAAAATCCATTGTTGTTGCTGAGGTTAAAAAAGTAAAACATCCTATGTACGGAAAGTTCGTATTAAAAACGAAAAAGTACGTAGCACACGACGAGAAAAATGACTGCAACGAAGGAGATACAGTAAAGATCATGGAAACACGACCTTTAAGTAAAACCAAATGTTGGAGGTTAGTAGAAATAATTGAAAGAGCGAAGTAA
- the fusA gene encoding elongation factor G: MAQRDLKFTRNIGIAAHIDAGKTTTTERILYYTGVSHKIGEVHDGAATMDWMEQEQERGITITSAATTCTWKFPLENAQPTEETKDYHFNIIDTPGHVDFTVEVNRSLRVLDGLVFLFSAVDGVEPQSETNWRLADNYKVPRIGFVNKMDRQGSNFMAVCQQVKDMLKSNAVPIVLNIGDEADFKGIIDLVKNRAIIWHDETMGATFDVVDIPEDMKEEARKYRGLLIEEVAAYDENLLEKYMEDEDSITEDEVHAALRAAVMDMSIIPMICGSAFKNKGVQFLLDAVCRYLPSPTDKEGIIGVNPDTEKEEIRKPDVSAPFAALAFKIATDPFVGRLAFFRAYSGRLDAGSYILNNRSGKKERISRIYQMHSNKQNAIDFIEAGDIGAAVGFKDIKTGDTMSDEKHPIVLESMDFPDPVIGIAVEPKTKADVDKLGMALAKLAEEDPTFQVRTDEASGQTIISGMGELHLDIIVDRLRREFKVEVNQGQPQVEYKEAVTKSADHREVYKKQSGGRGKFADIVFTLEPAEEGKDGLEFVNEIKGGNVPKEFIPSVEKGFKMAMVNGPLAGFEVDSMKVTLKDGSFHPVDSDALSFELAAKMGFKAVAKKAGAVILEPIMKLEVLTPEENMGDIVGDLNRRRGQVSSMGDRASSKVIKAEVPLSEMFGYVTTLRTLSSGRATSTMEFSHYAETPSNISEEVIAAARGTANV; this comes from the coding sequence ATGGCACAAAGAGATTTAAAATTTACAAGAAATATAGGTATTGCTGCGCATATTGATGCCGGTAAGACTACAACTACAGAACGTATCCTTTACTACACCGGTGTGAGTCATAAGATCGGGGAAGTACACGATGGAGCTGCAACTATGGACTGGATGGAGCAGGAGCAGGAACGCGGTATTACTATTACTTCGGCTGCTACTACCTGTACCTGGAAATTTCCATTAGAAAATGCTCAGCCTACAGAGGAAACGAAAGATTACCACTTTAATATTATCGATACTCCCGGACACGTGGATTTTACGGTTGAAGTAAACCGTTCGTTACGTGTACTGGATGGATTGGTTTTCCTTTTTAGTGCGGTTGATGGGGTAGAGCCTCAGTCGGAAACTAACTGGAGACTTGCCGATAACTATAAAGTACCACGTATTGGTTTTGTGAACAAAATGGATCGTCAGGGTTCTAACTTTATGGCCGTTTGTCAGCAGGTTAAGGACATGTTGAAGTCTAATGCTGTACCAATTGTTTTGAACATTGGTGACGAAGCCGATTTTAAAGGAATCATCGACCTGGTTAAGAACCGAGCTATAATCTGGCACGATGAGACCATGGGAGCAACTTTTGATGTAGTTGATATTCCTGAGGATATGAAAGAAGAAGCAAGGAAGTATCGCGGACTTCTAATCGAAGAGGTTGCTGCTTATGACGAAAACTTGCTTGAAAAATATATGGAGGATGAAGACTCTATTACTGAAGACGAAGTGCATGCTGCATTACGTGCTGCAGTAATGGATATGTCGATCATTCCTATGATCTGTGGTTCTGCCTTTAAAAACAAAGGGGTTCAGTTCTTGCTGGATGCTGTTTGTCGTTACCTGCCTTCTCCTACAGATAAGGAAGGTATTATTGGTGTGAATCCGGATACCGAAAAAGAAGAGATTCGTAAGCCTGATGTTTCTGCTCCTTTTGCAGCATTGGCGTTTAAGATCGCTACCGATCCTTTTGTGGGACGATTGGCATTCTTCCGCGCATATTCAGGTCGATTAGATGCAGGATCTTATATTCTGAACAATCGCTCAGGAAAGAAAGAACGTATCTCACGTATTTACCAAATGCACTCTAATAAGCAAAACGCTATCGATTTTATTGAAGCCGGAGATATTGGAGCAGCTGTTGGATTTAAGGATATTAAGACAGGAGATACCATGTCTGATGAAAAACATCCTATTGTATTGGAATCTATGGACTTCCCAGATCCCGTTATCGGTATCGCGGTTGAGCCTAAGACCAAGGCAGATGTTGATAAGCTAGGAATGGCTTTGGCAAAATTAGCTGAAGAGGATCCTACGTTTCAGGTTCGTACCGATGAAGCTTCAGGACAGACAATTATTTCAGGGATGGGAGAACTTCACCTGGATATTATTGTGGACCGACTTAGACGTGAGTTTAAGGTTGAAGTGAATCAAGGTCAGCCACAAGTTGAGTACAAGGAGGCTGTAACAAAGTCTGCAGATCACAGAGAAGTGTACAAAAAGCAATCTGGTGGTCGTGGTAAGTTCGCCGATATCGTATTTACGTTGGAGCCTGCCGAAGAAGGTAAGGACGGACTGGAATTCGTGAATGAAATTAAAGGAGGAAACGTTCCTAAAGAATTTATTCCTTCTGTAGAAAAAGGATTCAAAATGGCAATGGTCAATGGTCCGTTGGCAGGATTCGAAGTAGACAGCATGAAAGTAACGCTAAAGGATGGTTCATTCCACCCTGTAGATTCTGATGCCTTGTCTTTTGAATTGGCAGCTAAAATGGGCTTTAAAGCAGTAGCTAAAAAAGCCGGAGCTGTTATCCTTGAGCCTATTATGAAACTGGAGGTTTTAACTCCTGAAGAAAACATGGGTGATATCGTTGGAGATTTGAATCGTCGACGTGGTCAGGTGAGTAGTATGGGAGACCGTGCAAGTTCAAAAGTGATTAAAGCTGAAGTTCCGCTTTCTGAAATGTTTGGATATGTAACCACCTTAAGAACCCTGTCTTCAGGTAGAGCAACATCTACTATGGAATTTTCACACTATGCTGAAACTCCTTCAAATATTTCTGAAGAAGTAATTGCAGCTGCAAGAGGAACCGCTAACGTATAA
- the rpsL gene encoding 30S ribosomal protein S12, translating to MPTISQLVRKGRAKITKKSKSAALDSCPQRRGVCTRVYTTTPKKPNSAMRKVARVRLTNGKEVNAYIPGEGHNLQEHSIVLVRGGRVKDLPGVRYHIVRGALDTAGVEGRTQRRSKYGAKRPKK from the coding sequence ATGCCAACAATTTCACAATTAGTACGAAAAGGAAGAGCCAAAATAACCAAGAAGAGTAAATCGGCTGCTTTAGATTCGTGCCCTCAAAGACGAGGTGTGTGTACGCGTGTATATACGACTACGCCTAAAAAACCAAACTCCGCAATGCGTAAAGTTGCAAGGGTTAGGTTGACTAATGGTAAGGAAGTGAACGCATACATTCCCGGTGAAGGTCACAATTTACAAGAGCACTCGATAGTATTGGTTAGAGGTGGAAGGGTAAAAGATTTGCCTGGTGTTAGATATCATATCGTTCGTGGAGCCTTAGACACCGCTGGTGTTGAAGGAAGAACACAACGAAGATCTAAGTACGGTGCCAAACGCCCTAAGAAGTAA
- the rplC gene encoding 50S ribosomal protein L3, which yields MSGLIGKKIGMTSIYDENGKNIPCTVIEAGPCVVTQVRTKEVDGYEALQLGFDDKKTATKAAEGHAKKAGTVAKRKVVEFQGFEEEFKLGDTITVEHFIEGEFVDISGTSKGKGFQGVVKRHGFAGVGQATHGQHNRLRAPGSIGAASYPARVFKGMKMAGQMGNEKVKVENLRVLKVVPEKNLLVVKGCVPGHKNAYVMIQK from the coding sequence ATGTCTGGGTTAATTGGAAAGAAGATAGGGATGACCAGCATCTACGACGAGAACGGGAAGAATATTCCTTGTACCGTTATTGAAGCTGGACCTTGTGTTGTTACCCAAGTCAGAACCAAAGAGGTTGACGGGTACGAAGCTCTTCAACTTGGTTTCGATGACAAGAAGACTGCTACGAAAGCTGCCGAAGGCCACGCCAAAAAAGCAGGAACCGTTGCAAAGCGAAAAGTCGTTGAATTCCAAGGATTTGAAGAGGAATTTAAATTAGGTGATACGATCACTGTAGAACACTTTATTGAAGGTGAGTTTGTGGATATTTCCGGAACTTCTAAAGGTAAAGGTTTCCAGGGGGTTGTAAAGCGTCACGGTTTTGCCGGTGTAGGTCAGGCTACTCACGGACAGCATAACCGATTAAGAGCTCCTGGTTCTATTGGTGCGGCATCATATCCTGCGAGAGTTTTCAAAGGAATGAAAATGGCCGGCCAAATGGGAAATGAAAAAGTGAAAGTTGAAAATTTAAGAGTTTTAAAAGTAGTTCCTGAAAAGAATCTACTTGTGGTTAAGGGATGTGTTCCCGGACACAAAAACGCTTATGTAATGATTCAGAAATAA
- the rpsS gene encoding 30S ribosomal protein S19 — protein MARSLKKGPYVHYKLEQKVQQNVESNKKTVIKTWSRASMITPDFVGQTIAVHNGRQFVPVYVTENMVGHKLGEFSPTRSFRGHAGAKNKGKK, from the coding sequence ATGGCAAGATCGTTAAAAAAAGGACCTTACGTTCACTATAAGTTAGAACAGAAAGTACAGCAAAATGTGGAGTCTAATAAAAAGACGGTGATCAAAACCTGGTCACGTGCATCTATGATCACTCCCGATTTTGTAGGACAAACCATCGCAGTTCATAACGGACGTCAATTCGTGCCGGTATATGTAACTGAGAATATGGTAGGACATAAATTAGGAGAATTTTCACCTACAAGATCATTCCGTGGTCACGCTGGTGCAAAAAATAAAGGTAAAAAATAA
- the rplV gene encoding 50S ribosomal protein L22: MGVRKRERAEQIKEAKKTQYFAKLNNCPTSPRKMRLVADLVRGEKIDKALNILKFSQKEASKRLETLLLSAIANWQAKNEDASIEDADLFIKEIRVDGGTMLKRLRPAPQGRAHRIRKRSNHVTLVLGANDNTQSN; this comes from the coding sequence ATGGGAGTTCGTAAAAGAGAAAGAGCAGAGCAGATCAAGGAAGCAAAGAAGACACAATACTTTGCCAAGTTGAACAATTGCCCTACTTCACCAAGAAAGATGCGGTTAGTAGCTGATCTTGTTCGTGGTGAGAAAATAGATAAGGCGCTTAATATTTTAAAGTTTAGCCAAAAGGAAGCTTCAAAGCGTTTGGAGACACTTTTATTATCTGCCATCGCAAACTGGCAGGCTAAGAATGAGGATGCTTCAATAGAGGATGCCGATCTTTTTATTAAAGAGATTCGAGTGGATGGTGGAACGATGTTAAAGAGACTTCGTCCTGCACCACAGGGTAGAGCGCACAGAATTAGAAAACGTTCCAATCACGTAACACTCGTGCTTGGTGCTAACGATAACACACAAAGCAATTAA
- the rplN gene encoding 50S ribosomal protein L14, producing the protein MIQQESRLKVADNTGAKEVLTIRVLGGTKKRYASIGDKIVVTVKEATPNGNIKKGAVSTAVVVRTVKEVRRPDGSYIRFDDNACVLLNPQGEMRGTRVFGPVARELRDKQFMKIVSLAPEVL; encoded by the coding sequence ATGATACAACAAGAATCAAGACTTAAAGTAGCAGACAACACCGGCGCCAAAGAAGTGCTAACCATTAGAGTGTTGGGCGGGACGAAAAAAAGATATGCTTCCATTGGTGATAAGATCGTAGTAACTGTAAAGGAAGCTACCCCAAATGGAAATATTAAGAAAGGTGCCGTTTCTACTGCAGTAGTGGTACGTACCGTGAAAGAGGTAAGAAGGCCAGATGGATCTTATATCCGTTTCGATGACAATGCTTGTGTACTTTTAAACCCACAAGGGGAGATGAGAGGAACACGTGTGTTTGGACCCGTTGCCAGAGAACTTCGTGACAAACAATTTATGAAAATAGTATCATTGGCACCAGAGGTGCTTTAA
- the rplB gene encoding 50S ribosomal protein L2 has product MSVRKLKPITPGQRFRVVNGFDAITTDKPEKSLLAPKKRSGGRNSQGKMTMRYIGGGHKKKYRIIDFKRDKAGIPATVASIEYDPNRTAFIALVNYQDGEKRYVIAQNGLQVGQNIVSGESVAPEIGNAMSLANIPLGTIISCIELRPGQGAVLARSAGAFAQLMARDGKYATVKLPSGETRLVLAVCMATIGAVSNSDHQLLVSGKAGRSRWLGRRPRTRPVVMNPVDHPMGGGEGKSSGGHPRSRKGIPAKGYRTRSKTKASNKYIIERRKK; this is encoded by the coding sequence ATGTCAGTAAGAAAATTAAAACCTATCACCCCAGGTCAGCGTTTTAGAGTTGTAAATGGATTTGACGCCATTACAACTGATAAGCCGGAGAAAAGTTTATTAGCTCCGAAAAAGAGATCTGGTGGTAGAAACAGTCAAGGAAAAATGACCATGCGCTACATAGGTGGTGGTCATAAGAAGAAATATCGAATTATCGATTTTAAACGTGACAAGGCGGGGATTCCTGCAACTGTTGCGTCTATAGAATACGATCCTAACCGTACGGCTTTTATTGCATTAGTTAATTACCAAGATGGTGAGAAGCGATATGTAATAGCACAGAACGGTCTTCAGGTTGGACAAAACATCGTTTCCGGAGAGAGTGTTGCTCCCGAGATCGGAAACGCAATGTCACTTGCAAATATTCCATTAGGAACAATCATTTCATGTATCGAATTACGTCCTGGTCAGGGAGCAGTTTTGGCGCGTAGTGCCGGAGCGTTTGCTCAGCTTATGGCAAGAGATGGAAAATATGCTACCGTTAAATTGCCATCCGGTGAAACCCGTTTGGTGTTAGCTGTTTGTATGGCAACTATTGGGGCTGTTTCTAACAGTGATCACCAGTTGTTGGTGTCAGGTAAAGCTGGTAGATCGAGATGGTTGGGTAGAAGACCTAGAACAAGACCAGTAGTGATGAACCCGGTTGATCACCCCATGGGTGGTGGTGAAGGTAAGTCTTCTGGAGGTCATCCTCGTTCAAGAAAAGGAATTCCTGCAAAAGGTTACAGAACTCGTTCTAAAACCAAGGCAAGTAATAAATATATAATCGAACGTAGAAAGAAATAA